The following proteins are co-located in the Bradyrhizobium sp. AZCC 2176 genome:
- a CDS encoding 6-hydroxynicotinate reductase, with amino-acid sequence MTDATVAGGDKIRCDACPVMCYIKPGAAGACDRYANHNGELVRVDPHIVLEQTVSHGGRLVPFQAGGDWDGKIVHEPNVFVTAIGAGTTYPDYKPAPFIVSSEIDGVDMVTVVTEGIFSYCGVKVKIDTDRYLGPETATVRAEGEAIGHVTTSEYGSQMLSLGGVHHLTGGSKKEGRVTCDALMDLSNCKPVELTIDGGATVVVQAGHPPIVNGVAEERMRVGCGSATIGMFAKQWHGKVDEVVVVDDHITGVLSEHQAGKLLDIPDTGIKMKGRRSTPGRYFQVADPGTGWGGTNISDPLSVLGPFNPKEARPGLTMLMVSTTGEHAAYYELDEALRPIEKQMPPDLRFSVERIQENCEPALCTVLFMGGAGGSLRAGVTDNPVRLTRSVKDALTRVTSGGAPVYVWPGGGITFMVDVTQMPAGAFGYVPTPALVAPIEFTLRLSDYAALGGHMDHVRPLASLRDNTETRPMPYIPGRRA; translated from the coding sequence ATGACCGATGCGACCGTCGCCGGTGGCGACAAGATCCGCTGCGATGCCTGTCCGGTGATGTGCTACATCAAGCCGGGCGCGGCCGGCGCTTGCGATCGCTATGCCAATCACAACGGCGAACTGGTGCGCGTCGATCCGCATATCGTGCTGGAGCAGACGGTATCGCATGGCGGACGGCTGGTGCCGTTCCAGGCCGGCGGCGATTGGGACGGCAAGATCGTCCACGAGCCGAACGTATTCGTCACCGCCATTGGCGCCGGCACCACCTATCCTGACTACAAGCCGGCGCCCTTCATCGTGTCGTCGGAGATCGACGGCGTCGACATGGTCACCGTCGTGACCGAGGGCATTTTCAGCTATTGCGGCGTCAAGGTGAAGATCGACACCGACCGCTATCTCGGCCCGGAGACGGCAACCGTCCGCGCGGAAGGCGAGGCGATCGGCCATGTGACGACCAGCGAATACGGCTCGCAGATGCTCTCCCTGGGCGGCGTGCATCATCTGACCGGCGGTTCCAAGAAGGAGGGCCGCGTCACCTGCGACGCGCTGATGGATCTCTCGAACTGCAAGCCGGTGGAACTGACGATCGACGGCGGCGCTACCGTCGTGGTGCAGGCCGGTCATCCCCCGATCGTCAATGGGGTCGCCGAAGAGCGCATGCGGGTGGGTTGCGGCTCGGCAACGATCGGCATGTTCGCCAAACAATGGCATGGCAAGGTCGATGAGGTGGTTGTCGTGGACGACCATATCACCGGTGTTCTCAGTGAACACCAGGCCGGCAAGCTGCTCGATATTCCCGATACCGGGATCAAGATGAAGGGACGGCGCTCGACGCCCGGCCGTTACTTCCAGGTCGCCGATCCCGGCACCGGCTGGGGCGGCACCAATATTTCCGATCCGCTGTCTGTGCTGGGGCCATTCAATCCGAAGGAGGCGCGGCCCGGCCTGACCATGCTGATGGTCTCGACCACGGGCGAGCACGCGGCCTATTACGAGCTTGATGAAGCGCTGCGGCCGATCGAAAAGCAGATGCCACCCGATCTCCGGTTCTCGGTCGAGCGTATTCAGGAGAATTGCGAGCCGGCGCTGTGCACGGTGCTGTTCATGGGCGGCGCTGGCGGCTCGCTGCGCGCCGGCGTCACCGACAATCCGGTGCGGCTGACGCGCTCGGTCAAGGACGCGTTGACGCGGGTCACCAGCGGCGGTGCGCCGGTTTATGTCTGGCCGGGCGGCGGCATCACCTTCATGGTCGACGTCACACAGATGCCGGCCGGCGCGTTTGGCTATGTGCCGACGCCGGCACTGGTGGCGCCGATCGAATTCACGCTGCGGCTTTCTGATTATGCCGCGCTTGGCGGCCACATGGATCACGTCCGTCCGCTGGCGTCGCTGCGGGACAACACTGAAACCCGCCCGATGCCTTACATACCGGGACGGCGCGCATGA
- a CDS encoding amino acid synthesis family protein, translated as MSAIIRKIVTVVEETHLEMGQKVAPPTRRAAAIAVIENPFAGRYVEDLSPLIEIGEELGDLLSKRAVAALGIDGAKAHSYGKAAAVGENGELEHAAAILHPKMGAPVRKVLSKGAALIPSSKKRSGPGTTLDIPLGHKDAAFVRSHFDGMEVQINDAPRANEIMVAVAVTDSGRPLPRVGGLTVSEVKGEDGLR; from the coding sequence ATGAGCGCGATCATTCGCAAGATCGTTACGGTGGTCGAAGAGACCCATCTGGAGATGGGACAAAAGGTTGCGCCGCCGACGCGGCGGGCCGCAGCGATCGCTGTCATCGAGAATCCCTTCGCGGGCCGCTATGTCGAGGATCTCTCGCCCCTGATCGAAATCGGCGAAGAGCTAGGCGATCTGCTTTCGAAGAGAGCGGTGGCGGCGCTCGGCATCGACGGCGCCAAGGCGCACAGCTATGGCAAGGCTGCAGCCGTCGGCGAAAACGGCGAACTGGAACATGCAGCAGCGATCCTGCATCCGAAGATGGGCGCGCCGGTGCGCAAGGTCCTGAGCAAGGGCGCGGCGCTGATCCCGTCATCGAAGAAGCGCAGCGGCCCGGGGACGACGCTGGATATTCCGCTGGGTCATAAGGATGCGGCGTTTGTGCGCAGCCATTTCGACGGCATGGAAGTGCAGATCAACGATGCGCCGCGCGCCAACGAGATCATGGTCGCGGTTGCGGTCACGGACAGCGGCAGGCCGTTGCCGCGGGTCGGCGGACTGACGGTTTCGGAAGTCAAAGGCGAAGATGGTTTGCGATAA
- the pncB gene encoding nicotinate phosphoribosyltransferase: MAVTDIASRTYNHGWRLDPIVRSLLDTDFYKLLMLQMIREFYPDQRVTFSVINRTRQVRLAEIVDEGELRAQLDHARTIRFTKKELIWLAGNTFYGKTQMFSPDFIHWLANFRLPEYELNKVDGQYELHFHGPWTHTTMWEIPALAIMNELRSRQATKGQGRFVLDVLYARAKAKLWSKVERLRKLEGLRLSDFGTRRRHGHLWQRWCVEAVKEGLGPSFTGTSNVLLAMDNDLEAIGTNAHELPMVAAALANSDEELRWAPYRILDQWRHTYGGNLLIALPDAFGTKVFLRDAPDWVADWTGFRPDSAPPITAGEEIIKWWKQKGRDPREKLLVFSDGMDVDSIEETYRHFAGRVRISFGWGTNLTNDFVGCAPDGSADLDPISLVCKVTSVDGRPAVKLSDNPEKATGTQSEIERYLRVFGNAGRVRTAVHV, from the coding sequence ATGGCAGTTACAGACATTGCATCCCGGACCTATAACCACGGCTGGCGGCTCGACCCGATCGTGCGCAGCCTGCTCGATACCGACTTTTACAAGCTGCTGATGCTGCAGATGATCCGCGAATTCTATCCGGATCAGCGCGTCACCTTTTCGGTCATCAATCGCACCCGACAGGTCCGCCTTGCCGAGATCGTCGATGAGGGCGAGCTGCGCGCGCAACTCGACCATGCCCGCACCATCCGCTTCACCAAGAAGGAGCTGATCTGGCTCGCCGGTAATACGTTCTACGGCAAGACCCAGATGTTCTCGCCCGACTTCATCCACTGGCTCGCCAACTTCCGCCTGCCCGAATATGAGCTCAACAAGGTCGACGGCCAGTACGAACTGCACTTCCACGGGCCGTGGACCCACACCACGATGTGGGAAATCCCGGCGCTCGCGATCATGAACGAGCTGCGCTCGCGACAGGCGACCAAGGGACAGGGCCGCTTCGTGCTCGACGTGCTCTATGCCCGCGCCAAGGCCAAGCTGTGGTCCAAGGTCGAACGGCTGCGCAAGCTCGAAGGCTTGCGCCTTTCCGACTTCGGCACGCGGCGCCGCCATGGCCATCTGTGGCAGCGCTGGTGCGTCGAGGCCGTCAAGGAAGGGCTCGGTCCCTCCTTCACCGGAACCTCCAACGTGCTGCTGGCGATGGACAACGATCTCGAAGCGATCGGCACCAACGCGCATGAACTGCCGATGGTCGCAGCGGCGCTGGCGAACTCGGACGAGGAATTGCGCTGGGCGCCCTATCGCATTCTCGACCAGTGGCGCCACACCTACGGCGGCAACCTCCTGATCGCCCTGCCCGATGCCTTCGGCACCAAGGTGTTTTTGCGCGACGCGCCGGACTGGGTGGCTGACTGGACCGGCTTTCGCCCGGACAGCGCGCCGCCGATCACGGCCGGCGAGGAGATCATCAAGTGGTGGAAGCAGAAGGGCCGCGATCCCCGGGAGAAGCTGCTGGTGTTTTCCGACGGCATGGACGTCGATTCGATCGAGGAGACGTATCGCCACTTCGCCGGGCGCGTGCGCATCTCGTTCGGCTGGGGCACCAACCTCACCAATGATTTCGTCGGCTGTGCACCGGATGGATCCGCCGATCTCGATCCAATCTCGCTGGTCTGCAAGGTAACGTCGGTCGACGGACGGCCCGCGGTCAAGCTGTCCGACAATCCCGAGAAGGCCACTGGCACGCAATCCGAGATTGAACGCTATTTGCGCGTGTTCGGCAATGCCGGGCGCGTCCGCACCGCCGTGCACGTCTGA
- a CDS encoding UPF0280 family protein, whose protein sequence is MKRLPQIALLPDGKRLHLQDGPIDLIIEAKGRDGEVRAVYEAAARRFTGLLDELCEELVELRRAADPVRCPLKGGVARRMHAAVAPFAAAAFITPMAAVAGSVAEEILGAMLAAARLDRAYVNNGGDIALHLAGGEQFTVGLMDRPDRHGLMRTVAIDADDSARGVATSGRHGRSFSLGIADAVTVLARTASQADAAATIIANAVDLPGHPAVIRCPANELQPDSDLGTRLVTRDVGVLRQGEIDDALRAGVSRAQQLLAAGLIEGAALRLLGEMAVVGATGIGKQALPALHGSALERAMHV, encoded by the coding sequence ATGAAACGGCTTCCGCAAATCGCACTTCTTCCAGATGGCAAGCGGCTGCATTTGCAGGACGGTCCGATCGACCTGATTATCGAGGCAAAGGGCAGGGATGGGGAAGTGCGCGCTGTGTATGAGGCGGCGGCACGACGCTTTACCGGCCTGCTCGATGAACTCTGCGAGGAGTTGGTTGAACTTCGGAGGGCCGCGGATCCGGTCCGATGCCCACTGAAGGGGGGAGTCGCACGCCGCATGCATGCGGCTGTCGCGCCGTTCGCAGCGGCTGCCTTCATCACGCCGATGGCAGCCGTGGCCGGCAGCGTTGCGGAGGAGATCCTCGGCGCGATGCTTGCCGCGGCACGGCTCGACCGCGCTTACGTCAATAATGGCGGCGACATCGCGCTGCATCTCGCCGGCGGCGAGCAATTCACCGTTGGTCTGATGGATCGGCCCGACCGGCATGGCCTGATGCGAACGGTGGCGATTGACGCGGATGATTCGGCGCGGGGCGTCGCGACCAGCGGGCGGCACGGCCGCAGTTTTTCGCTTGGGATTGCCGACGCCGTCACCGTGCTGGCGAGAACGGCGTCGCAGGCGGATGCCGCGGCCACCATCATCGCAAACGCCGTCGATCTGCCCGGCCATCCCGCCGTGATCCGCTGCCCCGCGAACGAGTTGCAGCCCGACAGCGACCTCGGAACGCGGCTTGTCACCCGTGACGTCGGCGTGCTCCGGCAAGGCGAGATCGACGACGCGTTGAGGGCCGGGGTTAGCCGGGCACAGCAATTGCTTGCGGCGGGATTGATCGAAGGTGCGGCCTTGCGTCTACTAGGCGAGATGGCTGTGGTGGGTGCAACAGGGATCGGGAAGCAAGCGTTGCCGGCGCTTCATGGAAGCGCGCTAGAAAGAGCGATGCATGTTTGA
- a CDS encoding (2Fe-2S)-binding protein has protein sequence MTQSTMRLTVNGKTHDVDAAPDTALLYVLRNDLALNGPKYGCGLGECGACAVLIDGVAARSCVIPIEGCTGRDIVTLEGLGSREHPDPVQQAFIREQAAQCGYCLNGMIIATKALLLRSPHPSDDEVLEALRHHLCRCGAHVEIMRAAMRAAGRVVEAQA, from the coding sequence ATGACGCAGAGCACGATGCGCCTGACCGTCAACGGCAAGACTCACGATGTCGACGCCGCGCCCGACACTGCATTGCTTTACGTCCTGCGCAACGACCTTGCCTTGAACGGACCGAAATATGGCTGCGGGCTCGGCGAATGCGGCGCCTGCGCGGTGCTGATCGACGGCGTCGCCGCACGCTCCTGCGTGATCCCGATCGAGGGCTGTACCGGGCGCGACATCGTGACGCTCGAAGGTCTCGGCTCGCGCGAGCATCCCGACCCCGTGCAGCAGGCGTTCATCCGCGAACAGGCCGCGCAATGCGGCTACTGCCTCAACGGCATGATCATCGCGACCAAGGCGCTGCTCTTGCGTTCCCCTCACCCGTCGGATGACGAGGTGCTCGAAGCGCTGCGTCATCATCTCTGCCGCTGCGGTGCGCATGTCGAAATCATGCGGGCGGCAATGCGCGCGGCAGGCCGTGTCGTCGAGGCGCAGGCGTGA
- a CDS encoding O-acetylhomoserine aminocarboxypropyltransferase, with product MPAPKPPAFETLSLHAGQRPDPATGARAVPIYQTTSYVFQDSDHAAALFNLERAGHIYTRISNPTTAVLEERLAALEAGVGAICTASGMAAMHLAIATILNAGDHIVASASLYGGTINLLAHTLPRFGITTTFVKPRALDEFRAAIKPNTRLVIGETIGNPGLEVLDIPDVAQIAHDARIPLLIDNTFATPFLSRPIEFGADLVMNSATKWIGGHGIAIGGVIVDGGRFDWHGSGKFPQLTEPYAGYHGIVFDEQFGQAAFIMRARTEGLRDFGACLSPTNAFQLLQGVETLGVRMERHMSNTLAVLEALTANKAVDWVLHPALENHPDYQLAKRLLPRGAGSIVSFGIKGGRAAGKKFIESLRMISHLANVGDAKTLVIHPASTTHQQMDAAQLKAAGVGEELVRLSVGIETVSDIIDDLGQALRASQKV from the coding sequence ATGCCTGCACCCAAGCCGCCTGCTTTCGAAACCCTGAGCCTGCATGCCGGCCAGCGCCCGGATCCCGCGACCGGAGCCCGCGCTGTTCCGATCTATCAGACCACGTCCTACGTGTTCCAGGATTCCGATCACGCCGCCGCACTGTTCAATCTGGAACGCGCCGGGCACATCTACACGCGCATTTCCAACCCGACGACGGCCGTGCTCGAGGAGCGGCTGGCGGCGCTCGAAGCCGGCGTCGGCGCGATCTGCACGGCAAGCGGCATGGCCGCAATGCATCTGGCGATCGCAACGATCCTGAACGCCGGCGACCACATCGTCGCCTCCGCCTCGCTCTATGGCGGCACGATCAACCTGCTGGCGCACACGCTGCCGCGCTTCGGCATCACCACCACCTTCGTCAAGCCGCGCGCGCTCGATGAATTCCGCGCGGCGATCAAGCCGAACACGCGGCTCGTGATCGGCGAGACCATCGGCAATCCCGGGCTTGAGGTGCTGGATATTCCTGATGTCGCGCAGATCGCGCATGACGCCAGGATTCCGCTTTTGATCGACAACACTTTTGCGACGCCGTTCCTGAGCCGCCCGATCGAGTTCGGCGCTGATCTCGTGATGAATTCCGCCACCAAATGGATCGGCGGCCACGGCATTGCGATCGGCGGCGTCATCGTCGATGGCGGCCGGTTCGACTGGCATGGCTCCGGCAAATTCCCTCAGCTCACCGAACCCTATGCCGGCTATCACGGCATCGTCTTCGACGAGCAGTTCGGCCAGGCGGCCTTCATCATGCGCGCACGCACCGAGGGCCTGCGCGACTTCGGGGCGTGTCTCTCGCCGACCAACGCGTTCCAATTGTTGCAGGGCGTCGAGACGCTGGGTGTCCGCATGGAGCGTCACATGAGCAATACGCTCGCCGTCCTCGAAGCGCTTACCGCCAACAAGGCCGTCGACTGGGTGCTGCATCCGGCGCTGGAAAATCATCCCGATTATCAACTCGCGAAGCGACTGCTGCCGCGCGGTGCCGGATCGATTGTCTCTTTCGGCATCAAGGGCGGCCGTGCGGCCGGCAAAAAATTTATCGAGTCACTGCGGATGATCAGCCACCTCGCCAATGTCGGCGACGCCAAGACGCTGGTGATTCATCCCGCCAGCACCACGCATCAGCAGATGGACGCGGCACAATTGAAGGCGGCAGGGGTCGGCGAAGAGCTGGTGCGGCTGTCGGTCGGCATCGAAACCGTTTCCGACATTATCGACGATCTCGGCCAGGCGCTTCGCGCATCCCAGAAGGTTTGA
- a CDS encoding molybdopterin cofactor-binding domain-containing protein has protein sequence MAAPDTPEDRDRLQGTLSVVRLASPVEAVKFETFIRITADGSVTAYNGHVDLGTGIRTALGQIVAEELDVSFARVVVVLGDTSLVPNQGATIASETIQITAVPLREAAAQARQFLVARAAARLELPVEDLLVEDGLVRGKDNRSISYGELIAGETIQLELVDDVAVKSADNYTIVGQSVPRVDLPAKATGELVYVHDMRVTGMLHGRVVRPPYAGVDVGDFIGNSLIAVDEASVRDIPGLVAVVRIGDFVGVVAEREENAIKAAAQLKITWKPVPTLPDLKDIETALRANPSTPRTLIDKGNVDAAIAGAAKPMPRTYVWPYQMHASIGPSCAVADYQEDQTRVWSGTQNPHHLRTELARLIHRREAEIEVIRMEAAGCYGRNCADDVSADAVLLSRAVGRPVRVQLTREQEHAWEPKGTAQLMDVNGGLNADGSVAGYDFATRYPSNGAPTLALLLTGTIPHAPAIFEMGDRTAIPPYDYENLRVVANDMPPIVRASWLRGVSALPNTFAHESWIDECADEAGVDPIEYRLRYLKDPRAVDLVNAVAERAGWKPRPARQERESEGDIVRGRGFAYALYVHSKFPGYGAAWSAWIADVAVNKATGDVSVTRVVAGQDSGLMINPDGVRHQIHGNVIQSTSRALMEEVSFDRTSVTAREWGAYPIIKFPEVPEIDVLMLPRQDQPPLGVGESASVPSAAAIANAIYDATGVRFRELPFTPERILRGLRGEEQVAAEALPPPSAPQPDTNRWRNPFAGRRGAFATAAALCAAVVGIGAAVLPWRAIAPIARPDASVYSAATIARGQQLAALGDCAVCHTAASGILNAGGKPLPTPFGTIYSTNITPDVETGIGGWSYPAFERAMREGIHRDGRHLYPAFPYTHFARTTDADMQALYAYLMAQPAVRTETPTNALAFPFNLRPLMAGWNALFHTPSTFQPDPTRSATWNRGAYLVEGLGHCSACHSPRNALGAEKANAYLAGGFAESWEAPALTSLSQAPIPWSEDELYAYLRTGESRFHGVAAGPMAPVVKELAALPESDIRAMAVYLASFNETSVDRAAQEALAARLESSTGTRTSAASGIGARIYQGACAVCHEVGGAPLFGSRPSLALNSNLHSAVPDNLIQLILHGIAKPAATDLGYMPAFKDSLTDGQVAELAAYLRRQFAPDKPAWTDIHAAVERIRQE, from the coding sequence ATGGCGGCGCCCGATACGCCCGAGGATCGCGACCGGCTGCAAGGCACGCTCTCCGTCGTTCGTCTCGCTTCCCCCGTCGAGGCCGTCAAGTTCGAGACCTTCATCAGGATCACCGCCGACGGATCGGTCACCGCCTATAACGGCCATGTCGATCTCGGCACCGGCATCCGTACCGCGCTCGGCCAGATCGTCGCCGAGGAACTCGACGTATCCTTTGCGCGCGTCGTCGTCGTGCTTGGTGATACCTCGCTTGTTCCCAATCAGGGCGCGACGATCGCGAGCGAAACGATCCAGATCACGGCCGTGCCGTTGCGCGAGGCCGCAGCGCAGGCGCGACAGTTTCTGGTCGCACGCGCCGCGGCGCGACTGGAACTCCCGGTCGAGGATCTCCTCGTTGAAGACGGCCTGGTCCGCGGCAAGGACAATCGCAGCATCAGCTATGGCGAGTTGATCGCGGGCGAGACCATCCAGCTTGAACTTGTTGATGATGTCGCCGTGAAGTCTGCCGACAACTACACCATCGTCGGACAATCGGTGCCGCGCGTCGATCTGCCGGCGAAGGCGACGGGTGAACTGGTTTACGTTCACGACATGCGCGTTACCGGCATGCTGCATGGCCGCGTCGTCCGTCCGCCCTATGCCGGCGTCGATGTCGGCGACTTCATCGGCAATAGCCTGATCGCGGTGGATGAGGCTTCGGTACGCGACATCCCCGGGCTGGTCGCCGTCGTCAGGATCGGCGACTTCGTCGGTGTCGTCGCCGAGCGCGAGGAGAATGCGATCAAGGCCGCGGCGCAGCTCAAGATCACCTGGAAGCCGGTGCCGACGCTCCCCGACCTGAAGGACATCGAAACCGCGCTGCGCGCCAATCCGTCGACGCCGCGAACACTGATCGACAAGGGTAATGTCGACGCAGCGATTGCCGGCGCCGCGAAGCCGATGCCGCGCACCTATGTCTGGCCCTATCAGATGCACGCCTCGATCGGCCCGTCCTGCGCGGTCGCTGATTATCAGGAAGACCAGACCAGGGTCTGGTCGGGCACTCAGAATCCGCATCATCTGCGCACCGAGTTGGCGCGGTTGATCCATCGCCGCGAAGCCGAGATCGAGGTGATCCGGATGGAGGCTGCCGGCTGCTACGGCCGCAACTGCGCCGATGACGTTTCCGCCGACGCGGTGCTGCTGTCGCGCGCCGTCGGCCGCCCTGTGCGCGTGCAGTTGACGCGCGAGCAGGAGCATGCGTGGGAGCCCAAGGGCACTGCGCAGTTGATGGATGTGAACGGCGGATTGAACGCGGACGGCAGCGTTGCGGGTTATGATTTTGCCACGCGCTATCCATCGAACGGCGCGCCGACGCTGGCGCTGCTGCTGACCGGCACCATCCCGCACGCGCCCGCCATCTTCGAGATGGGTGACCGCACCGCGATCCCGCCCTACGACTACGAGAATCTGCGCGTGGTGGCCAACGACATGCCGCCGATCGTGCGCGCCTCGTGGCTGCGCGGTGTCTCGGCGCTGCCCAACACCTTCGCGCATGAATCCTGGATCGACGAATGCGCTGATGAAGCCGGCGTCGATCCGATCGAATATCGCCTGCGCTATCTGAAGGACCCGCGCGCGGTCGATCTCGTCAATGCGGTGGCGGAGCGCGCCGGCTGGAAGCCGCGGCCGGCCCGGCAGGAACGGGAATCCGAAGGAGATATCGTGCGCGGCCGCGGTTTTGCCTACGCGCTCTATGTGCACAGCAAGTTTCCCGGCTACGGCGCGGCGTGGTCGGCCTGGATCGCGGACGTTGCGGTCAACAAGGCGACCGGCGACGTCAGCGTGACGCGCGTGGTCGCCGGGCAGGATTCCGGCCTGATGATCAATCCGGACGGCGTGCGCCACCAGATCCACGGCAACGTCATCCAGTCGACCAGCCGCGCGCTGATGGAGGAAGTGTCGTTCGACCGCACCTCCGTGACGGCGCGCGAATGGGGCGCTTACCCCATCATCAAATTTCCAGAGGTGCCCGAGATCGACGTGTTGATGCTGCCGCGACAGGATCAGCCGCCGCTCGGCGTCGGTGAGTCCGCCTCTGTCCCGAGCGCGGCTGCCATCGCCAATGCGATCTATGATGCAACCGGCGTGCGCTTTCGCGAATTGCCGTTCACGCCGGAGCGCATCTTGCGGGGATTGCGCGGCGAGGAGCAGGTGGCGGCGGAGGCGCTGCCACCGCCGTCCGCGCCGCAGCCTGACACGAACCGATGGCGGAATCCATTCGCCGGGCGACGCGGTGCATTCGCGACTGCCGCCGCGCTGTGCGCGGCCGTGGTTGGCATCGGCGCTGCGGTATTGCCGTGGCGCGCGATCGCGCCAATCGCGCGGCCCGATGCTTCGGTCTATTCGGCGGCGACCATTGCGCGCGGCCAGCAACTCGCCGCGCTCGGCGACTGTGCGGTCTGCCACACCGCGGCGAGCGGGATCCTCAACGCCGGCGGCAAGCCGCTGCCTACGCCGTTCGGTACGATCTACTCCACCAATATCACCCCCGATGTCGAAACCGGCATCGGCGGGTGGTCCTATCCCGCCTTCGAGCGCGCGATGCGCGAGGGCATTCATCGCGACGGCCGGCATCTCTACCCGGCATTTCCCTATACGCATTTCGCCAGGACGACCGACGCCGACATGCAGGCGCTCTACGCCTATCTGATGGCGCAGCCGGCGGTGCGAACGGAGACGCCGACAAACGCGCTCGCATTTCCGTTCAACCTGCGTCCGCTGATGGCGGGATGGAACGCGCTGTTCCACACGCCGAGTACGTTCCAGCCTGATCCGACCAGGTCCGCGACTTGGAATCGCGGCGCCTATCTGGTGGAGGGTCTCGGCCATTGCAGCGCATGCCATTCGCCGCGCAACGCACTCGGCGCGGAAAAGGCGAACGCCTATCTCGCCGGCGGATTTGCCGAGAGTTGGGAAGCGCCTGCGCTGACGTCGTTGTCGCAGGCGCCGATCCCGTGGAGCGAGGACGAGCTTTACGCTTACCTGCGAACCGGCGAGTCGCGCTTTCACGGCGTCGCCGCCGGCCCGATGGCGCCCGTGGTGAAGGAGCTCGCGGCGTTGCCGGAATCCGACATTCGCGCCATGGCGGTCTATCTCGCTTCGTTCAACGAGACCTCCGTGGATCGAGCAGCACAGGAAGCGCTCGCCGCGCGACTGGAATCCTCGACCGGCACGCGCACGTCGGCCGCATCCGGCATCGGCGCACGGATCTACCAGGGCGCCTGCGCCGTGTGTCACGAGGTGGGCGGCGCACCGCTGTTCGGCAGCCGGCCGTCGCTGGCGCTGAACAGCAATCTGCACAGCGCGGTACCTGACAACCTGATCCAGCTCATCCTGCACGGCATCGCGAAGCCGGCCGCAACCGACCTCGGCTATATGCCGGCCTTCAAGGACAGCCTGACCGATGGCCAGGTCGCGGAACTGGCCGCCTACCTGCGGCGGCAATTTGCCCCGGACAAGCCCGCCTGGACCGATATTCACGCCGCGGTCGAGCGCATTCGGCAGGAATAG
- a CDS encoding ABC transporter substrate-binding protein, with protein MRRRHVLGAGLAIAVAGMAGSAMAQSEIKIGEINSYSLLPAFTEPYRKGWQLAVEEVNAAGGINGKKLVVISKDDGGKPADAQTAANELVSSENVAMLTGTFLSNIGLAVSDFANQKKVFFLAAEPLTDAVTWSKGNRYTFRLRPSNYMQAAMLVEEAAKLPAKRWATIAPNYEYGQSAVAVFKKLMSEKRPDIQWVDEQWPPQGKIDAGPVVQAVAAANPEAILNVTFGADLVKLVREGNTRGLFKGRSVVSFLTGEPEYLDPLKEETPEGWIVTGYPWYDIKTPDHDKFLKAYQAKYNDYPRLGSIVGYQTIKAAAAILAKANSTDPEKLIAATEGLSMPSPFGEITFRKIDHQSTLGAYVGKTALKDGKGVMVNSVYRKGADYLPGDAEVAKLRPKD; from the coding sequence ATGCGACGTAGACACGTACTGGGAGCAGGTTTGGCGATCGCGGTTGCGGGCATGGCGGGCAGCGCCATGGCGCAGAGCGAGATCAAGATCGGAGAGATCAACAGCTATTCGCTGTTGCCCGCCTTCACCGAACCCTATCGCAAGGGCTGGCAGCTTGCGGTCGAGGAAGTCAATGCGGCTGGCGGCATCAACGGCAAGAAGCTCGTGGTCATCTCCAAGGACGACGGGGGCAAGCCTGCGGATGCGCAGACGGCGGCCAACGAACTGGTGTCCAGCGAGAACGTTGCGATGCTGACGGGCACGTTCCTGTCCAACATTGGTCTCGCCGTCTCTGACTTCGCCAACCAGAAGAAAGTCTTCTTCCTGGCGGCGGAGCCGCTGACCGACGCCGTCACCTGGTCCAAGGGTAATCGCTACACCTTCCGCCTGCGCCCCTCCAACTACATGCAGGCGGCGATGCTGGTGGAGGAAGCCGCAAAGCTGCCGGCCAAGCGCTGGGCGACGATTGCGCCGAACTACGAATACGGCCAGTCCGCGGTCGCGGTGTTCAAGAAGCTGATGTCGGAGAAACGTCCGGACATCCAGTGGGTCGACGAGCAGTGGCCGCCGCAGGGCAAGATCGACGCCGGTCCGGTGGTGCAGGCGGTTGCTGCAGCCAATCCCGAAGCAATCCTCAACGTCACCTTCGGCGCCGATCTGGTAAAACTCGTGCGCGAGGGCAACACCCGCGGGCTGTTCAAGGGACGCTCGGTGGTGTCCTTCCTCACCGGCGAGCCGGAATATCTCGATCCGTTGAAGGAAGAGACGCCGGAGGGCTGGATCGTCACGGGTTACCCCTGGTACGACATCAAGACGCCGGACCATGACAAATTCCTGAAAGCCTATCAGGCCAAGTACAACGACTATCCGCGCCTCGGCTCGATCGTCGGCTACCAGACCATCAAGGCGGCAGCGGCGATCCTCGCCAAAGCCAATTCGACCGATCCGGAGAAGCTGATCGCCGCGACCGAAGGCCTGTCGATGCCGTCGCCGTTCGGCGAGATTACCTTCCGCAAGATCGATCACCAGTCGACGCTCGGGGCCTATGTCGGCAAGACCGCGCTGAAGGATGGCAAAGGCGTGATGGTGAACTCGGTCTATCGAAAGGGCGCGGACTATCTCCCTGGCGATGCGGAAGTGGCCAAGCTCCGTCCGAAGGATTGA